A stretch of the Planctomycetota bacterium genome encodes the following:
- a CDS encoding DUF3786 domain-containing protein: MERQDPTQELWRRLAAADPAEVSRRAAVAYHAEQRAYLVPLLNAQLRVLPSEKRAEGAPWAAAWEPMLLCVQYLLTAQQEEPAGEWADPKSLPYGDFFFRGPHPVPTAGIEEAFGTRLEAFRAAAAALGGRPVAMGDAAYEFRFLPRVPAVVILWAADDEFPARAKFLLDKRAHRQLPLDALWVLCRVLAKLLIAAGEAHA; encoded by the coding sequence ATGGAACGACAAGACCCCACACAAGAGCTCTGGCGGCGGCTGGCGGCTGCTGACCCCGCAGAAGTGTCGCGCCGCGCCGCGGTCGCCTATCACGCCGAGCAGCGGGCCTACCTGGTGCCGCTCCTGAATGCCCAGCTCCGCGTGCTGCCCTCTGAGAAACGCGCCGAGGGCGCCCCATGGGCCGCCGCCTGGGAGCCGATGCTCCTGTGCGTGCAATACCTCCTCACGGCCCAGCAGGAGGAGCCGGCCGGAGAATGGGCGGACCCGAAGAGTCTGCCGTATGGCGACTTCTTCTTCCGCGGGCCGCACCCTGTTCCCACGGCGGGCATCGAGGAAGCCTTCGGCACCCGCCTGGAGGCCTTCCGCGCGGCCGCGGCGGCGCTGGGCGGCCGCCCGGTGGCCATGGGCGATGCGGCGTACGAGTTCCGCTTTCTCCCCCGCGTGCCGGCGGTCGTCATCTTGTGGGCCGCCGACGATGAGTTTCCGGCCAGGGCGAAGTTCCTGCTGGACAAGCGGGCGCACCGTCAACTGCCCCTCGATGCCCTGTGGGTGCTTTGCCGCGTGCTCGCCAAGCTGCTGATTGCGGCGGGAGAGGCTCATGCGTGA
- a CDS encoding response regulator, with protein MKHVIVVDDEQDMVTSVSEALRAEGYRVSGFTSAARAQEVMATDAPDLMTMDLHMPNVNGIELLRAVRRRFPKLPIIVCSGLSAYKNDPDIVLNNVAAFLDKPVDFAQLASTVRKILGAPEA; from the coding sequence ATGAAGCACGTGATCGTGGTGGACGATGAGCAGGACATGGTCACATCGGTCAGCGAGGCGCTCCGGGCCGAGGGGTACCGCGTCTCGGGCTTCACCTCGGCAGCCAGAGCCCAGGAGGTGATGGCCACAGACGCCCCCGACCTGATGACCATGGACCTGCATATGCCGAACGTCAACGGCATCGAGCTGCTGCGGGCCGTGCGCCGGCGCTTCCCCAAGCTGCCGATCATCGTCTGCTCCGGGCTCAGCGCCTATAAGAACGACCCCGACATCGTGCTGAACAACGTTGCCGCCTTTCTGGACAAGCCGGTGGACTTCGCGCAACTCGCTTCAACCGTGCGCAAGATCCTCGGGGCACCTGAGGCCTGA